From Mytilus edulis chromosome 9, xbMytEdul2.2, whole genome shotgun sequence, the proteins below share one genomic window:
- the LOC139489136 gene encoding uncharacterized protein produces the protein MTYSNGNYRFNYTTCTDEQNYICQRYNKSERNYPEICHNETVSWYAAHESCQEQGLQLRLFTSYLPTCLQGQNFWSGDHIGEQIVWENDDLPIDALCLKLVITVSGSSFETEKCSSTLDSLCYKQQHMSSDRNDEAYTSKSTQSYSSTGLCIVSSNRQLIAILNICK, from the exons ATGACGTATTCCAACGGGAATTATAGATTTAATTACACAACTTGTACTGACGAACAAAATTATATCTGCCAAAGATATAATAAATCTG AAAGAAATTATCCGGAAATTTGTCATAATGAAACTGTATCATGGTACGCCGCTCATGAAAGTTGTCAGGAACAGGGTTTGCAGCTTCGGTTATTCACTAGCTATTTACCTACGTGTTTACAAGGACAGAATTTCTGGAGTGGGGATCATATCGGAGAACAAATTGTGTGGGAAAATG ATGACTTACCGATAGATGCTTTATGTCTGAAGTTAGTAATAACTGTATCCGGCTCCAGTTTTGAAACTGAAAAGTGCAGTAGTACATTGGATTCATTATGTT ATAAGCAACAACACATGTCTAGCGATAGGAATGATGAGGCTTACACATCAAAATCAACTCAGTCTTACAGTTCAACAGGTTTGTGTATAGTAAGCAGTAATCGGCAATTGATAGCAATATTGAACATTTGTAAATAg